A window from Flavobacterium gyeonganense encodes these proteins:
- a CDS encoding response regulator transcription factor has translation MNNFTIKIVLVDDEILFRKGISFLLQREENIEVLFEASNGEELISNLNNSEIKPDIIIMDLKMPVLNGVEATKVIRKFFPDIKIIALTSYDTRSFVINMIQVGAVAYLVKNTTPADLINTINEVAKKGFFYNEKILKTIQDTMLPSKNSRINLESGFLSPREIEVLQLICNQKTTAEIAEELFLSPRTVEGHRNNLLLKTESRNIAGLVVYAIQNEIAVLTP, from the coding sequence ATGAATAATTTTACTATCAAAATAGTTTTAGTTGATGATGAAATCTTATTTCGTAAAGGGATATCTTTTTTACTTCAAAGAGAAGAAAATATTGAAGTTCTTTTTGAAGCATCAAATGGAGAAGAATTGATTTCAAATTTGAATAATAGTGAGATTAAGCCAGACATTATTATTATGGATCTGAAAATGCCTGTTCTAAATGGTGTTGAGGCTACTAAAGTTATTAGAAAATTTTTTCCAGATATTAAAATTATTGCATTGACTAGTTATGATACTAGATCATTCGTGATAAATATGATTCAGGTAGGGGCAGTCGCTTATTTGGTAAAAAATACAACTCCAGCAGATTTAATAAATACAATAAATGAAGTTGCAAAAAAAGGATTTTTTTATAATGAAAAGATTTTAAAAACCATACAAGATACCATGCTGCCTTCAAAAAATTCTAGAATCAATTTAGAATCTGGTTTTTTATCACCAAGGGAAATCGAAGTACTTCAGCTTATTTGCAATCAAAAAACCACGGCTGAAATTGCCGAAGAACTCTTCTTGAGCCCCAGAACGGTAGAAGGACACAGAAATAATTTATTACTTAAAACTGAGTCTAGAAATATCGCTGGATTGGTTGTATATGCGATTCAAAATGAAATTGCAGTTTTAACTCCTTAA
- a CDS encoding sensor histidine kinase, producing MHAVIITQEEERKRIAQDLHDDISSKLNVVSLNSYLLTSANLTETETKEITANIINITAKALDNSRKIAHNLLPPVFDKFGLHAGIEELCEEFESSKSVKVSYQNKIEFDESEKNRHLHVFRILQELMNNSLRHGKASEISINLDKVNGSNSCFYKDNGIGFDSKNSENQKGLGMKNIDSRISFLNGSIDIKSEINKGIEVFFTF from the coding sequence TTGCATGCTGTTATCATCACACAGGAGGAAGAAAGGAAAAGAATAGCTCAGGATTTGCACGATGACATTAGCTCAAAATTAAATGTAGTTTCATTGAATAGTTATTTACTAACTTCAGCAAATTTAACAGAAACTGAAACAAAAGAAATTACTGCAAATATTATTAATATAACAGCAAAGGCATTAGATAATTCAAGAAAAATTGCCCATAATTTATTGCCGCCTGTTTTTGATAAATTCGGACTCCATGCCGGAATTGAAGAACTATGTGAAGAATTTGAGAGTAGTAAATCTGTTAAAGTGTCATATCAAAACAAAATTGAGTTTGATGAAAGTGAAAAAAATAGACATTTACACGTTTTTAGGATTTTACAAGAGTTGATGAATAATTCTTTGCGACATGGAAAGGCTTCAGAAATCTCTATAAATTTAGATAAAGTTAATGGTAGCAATAGCTGTTTTTATAAAGACAACGGGATAGGTTTTGATTCTAAAAATTCTGAAAATCAGAAAGGATTAGGGATGAAGAATATAGATAGCAGGATATCTTTCTTAAATGGAAGCATTGATATAAAATCTGAAATCAATAAGGGGATTGAAGTTTTTTTTACATTTTAA